From a single Microbacterium terrisoli genomic region:
- a CDS encoding PTS fructose transporter subunit IIABC, which produces MSHTITPELVSLDADLGADKAAVIRALAARVANQGRATDAEALFADAWAREQKDETGLPGGIAIPHAKSTAVTEPSLAFARLSPGVEFGADDGPADLVFLIAAPADAAEAHLAVLSQLARNLMQDDFTDGLRAAATADEVTHIVWVAIGEEERDAAAGADDSGAVVSAPVPAGTEAAADDAATAAAPAAASGVRVVAVTACATGIAHTFMAADALTAAGKKTGVDLAVEPQGSSGYKALPADVIDAADAVIFAVDVDVREPQRFAGKPVVRASVKAGIEHPEQLLAQAVAAASDPHAERVVGAGTAPAAVAPAESGGARIKRILLTGVSYMIPFVAGGGLLMAIGFLLAGYAIASAHGDSGVSNAVYTLQHYAVWNLPPEGLVYYLGAIAFEIGNISMGFLVPALAGYIAFAIADRPGIAPGFVAGAVAVFMNAGFIGGLVGGLIAGYVAYLIGKPAVPRWLRGLMPVVIIPLLASAISSGLMLLILGAPIAWLMERMTEFLNGLTGAGAVGLGIILGLMMCFDLGGPVNKTAYAFAVAGLAAQTPASFHIMATVMCAGMVPPLAMALASTVLYRRGFTTVERENGAAAWLLGASFISEGAIPFAAADPLRVIPANLVGGAVAGALCMALDVSSRAPHGGIFVFFAIDPIWGFLLALLAGTVVTAVLLVLLKRFVGRPVAVAVAEPAVAPVAVAA; this is translated from the coding sequence ATGTCCCACACCATCACCCCCGAGCTCGTGAGTCTGGACGCCGACCTCGGCGCCGACAAGGCTGCCGTGATCCGTGCGCTCGCCGCGCGCGTCGCGAACCAGGGCCGCGCCACGGACGCTGAGGCGCTCTTCGCCGACGCGTGGGCCCGCGAGCAGAAGGATGAAACCGGCCTGCCCGGCGGCATCGCGATTCCGCACGCGAAGAGTACTGCGGTCACCGAGCCGTCGCTCGCGTTCGCGCGGCTGTCACCGGGTGTCGAGTTCGGCGCCGACGACGGGCCGGCCGACCTCGTCTTCCTCATCGCGGCACCGGCCGATGCGGCCGAGGCGCACCTCGCCGTGCTCTCTCAGCTCGCCCGCAACCTCATGCAGGACGACTTCACCGACGGACTGCGTGCCGCAGCCACAGCTGACGAGGTCACGCACATCGTGTGGGTCGCGATCGGTGAAGAGGAGCGGGATGCCGCGGCCGGCGCCGACGACTCCGGCGCTGTCGTGAGCGCGCCTGTGCCAGCCGGAACCGAGGCCGCCGCGGACGACGCTGCGACTGCGGCCGCTCCAGCCGCGGCATCCGGTGTACGGGTCGTTGCGGTCACGGCCTGCGCCACCGGCATCGCCCACACGTTCATGGCCGCCGACGCGCTGACCGCCGCGGGAAAGAAGACCGGCGTCGACCTGGCCGTCGAGCCGCAGGGCTCCAGCGGATACAAGGCGCTGCCCGCCGACGTCATCGACGCCGCCGACGCCGTGATCTTCGCGGTCGACGTGGATGTGCGCGAGCCGCAGCGGTTCGCGGGCAAGCCGGTCGTGCGCGCGTCGGTCAAGGCCGGCATCGAGCACCCCGAGCAGCTGCTCGCGCAGGCCGTGGCTGCGGCATCCGACCCCCACGCCGAACGGGTGGTCGGCGCAGGTACCGCGCCCGCAGCCGTCGCGCCGGCCGAATCCGGCGGAGCGCGCATCAAGCGCATCCTGCTCACCGGCGTCAGCTACATGATCCCGTTCGTCGCAGGCGGCGGGCTGTTGATGGCGATCGGCTTTCTGCTGGCCGGGTATGCGATCGCGTCGGCGCACGGCGACAGCGGTGTGAGCAACGCCGTCTACACGTTGCAGCACTATGCGGTGTGGAACCTGCCGCCCGAGGGCCTCGTCTACTACCTCGGCGCGATCGCGTTCGAGATCGGCAACATCAGCATGGGCTTCCTCGTGCCCGCTCTGGCCGGCTACATCGCCTTCGCGATCGCCGACCGGCCGGGCATCGCTCCAGGCTTCGTCGCGGGCGCCGTCGCCGTCTTCATGAACGCCGGCTTCATCGGCGGCCTCGTCGGCGGCCTGATTGCAGGGTACGTCGCGTACCTCATCGGCAAGCCCGCCGTGCCGCGCTGGCTGCGAGGCCTCATGCCGGTCGTGATCATTCCGCTGCTGGCGTCGGCCATCTCGTCGGGGCTGATGCTGCTGATCCTCGGGGCGCCGATCGCCTGGCTGATGGAGCGGATGACCGAGTTCCTCAACGGCTTGACCGGTGCGGGCGCGGTCGGGCTCGGCATCATCCTGGGCCTCATGATGTGCTTCGACCTGGGCGGACCCGTCAACAAGACCGCCTATGCCTTCGCCGTGGCAGGACTGGCCGCGCAGACGCCGGCGAGCTTCCACATCATGGCCACCGTGATGTGCGCGGGCATGGTGCCGCCGCTGGCGATGGCGCTGGCCTCGACCGTGCTGTACCGCCGTGGCTTCACGACCGTGGAGCGCGAGAACGGCGCCGCCGCCTGGCTGTTGGGGGCATCGTTCATCTCCGAGGGCGCGATCCCGTTCGCGGCGGCCGACCCGCTGCGGGTGATCCCGGCGAACCTCGTCGGCGGAGCCGTCGCCGGCGCGCTGTGCATGGCGCTGGACGTGTCGTCGCGTGCGCCGCACGGTGGGATCTTCGTCTTCTTCGCGATCGATCCGATCTGGGGCTTCCTGCTGGCGCTGCTCGCCGGAACCGTCGTGACCGCGGTGCTGCTCGTGCTGCTCAAGCGCTTCGTCGGGCGCCCGGTCGCCGTCGCGGTCGCCGAGCCCGCTGTCGCCCCGGTGGCCGTCGCCGCCTGA
- a CDS encoding NAD(P)-binding domain-containing protein, with amino-acid sequence MTDVFDGRMLSAVVIGAGQAGLSAAYYLSVRGLRPWQDFVVLDANDGPGGAWRHRWDTLTFGRAHGIHPLPAGPLDPPDPSEPANRVVPRYYGGYEERFHLPVLRPAAATAVRRIDDGFAVDTVRGRVLAASVINATGTWDSPYLPFYPGADRFAGRQLHTRDYRSADEFAGSRVLVVGGGTSALQFVQELHAHGVDTVWATRRTPQWVARPFDPEWGLEVERSVSARTRVGLPPLSVSAATGLRLDDVYRPDVASGLLVSRGTLVSLSPRTAVLDGPGPEGAGFPTQGEADAVVDPTRVERLPGHAVAQVPERGLLQGGEGPTTRLWEVPIDAVLWATGFRAHIPHLRPLALREAGGGILMGEDGVTVERVPGLFMAGYGASASTLGATRAGRKAAMAALRFDADHRQSADAAERVIA; translated from the coding sequence GTGACTGACGTGTTCGATGGACGGATGCTGTCGGCCGTCGTGATCGGCGCCGGCCAGGCCGGGCTCTCGGCGGCCTATTACCTGTCCGTGCGGGGCCTGCGGCCGTGGCAGGACTTCGTCGTCCTCGACGCGAACGACGGCCCCGGCGGGGCCTGGCGCCATCGCTGGGACACGCTGACATTCGGCCGGGCGCACGGCATCCACCCGCTTCCGGCAGGGCCCCTGGACCCACCGGATCCATCAGAGCCTGCGAACCGCGTGGTGCCGCGCTACTACGGCGGCTATGAGGAGCGCTTCCACCTGCCGGTGCTGCGCCCGGCCGCCGCCACCGCTGTCAGACGTATCGACGACGGTTTCGCGGTCGATACTGTGCGCGGACGGGTGCTTGCGGCATCCGTCATCAACGCCACCGGCACCTGGGACAGTCCATACCTTCCGTTCTACCCGGGTGCAGACCGGTTCGCCGGTCGGCAGCTGCACACGCGCGATTACCGCTCGGCCGATGAGTTCGCCGGATCGCGTGTGCTCGTGGTCGGCGGTGGAACCTCGGCCCTGCAATTCGTGCAGGAGCTGCACGCCCACGGGGTCGACACCGTGTGGGCGACCCGGCGCACGCCGCAGTGGGTGGCGCGCCCGTTCGACCCGGAGTGGGGCCTGGAGGTCGAGCGCTCCGTGTCGGCACGCACCCGGGTGGGACTGCCGCCGCTGTCGGTGTCGGCAGCGACAGGTCTGCGGTTGGATGACGTGTACCGCCCGGATGTGGCATCCGGCCTGCTCGTCAGCCGGGGCACGCTGGTCTCACTGTCGCCGAGGACGGCGGTGCTGGACGGCCCGGGGCCCGAGGGTGCAGGATTCCCGACACAGGGGGAGGCCGATGCCGTCGTCGACCCGACACGTGTCGAGCGGCTGCCCGGCCACGCCGTCGCCCAGGTCCCTGAGCGAGGCCTCCTGCAGGGTGGCGAAGGGCCGACGACCAGACTGTGGGAAGTGCCGATCGACGCGGTGCTGTGGGCGACGGGATTCCGGGCGCACATCCCGCATCTGCGTCCGCTCGCTCTGCGCGAGGCCGGCGGCGGCATTCTGATGGGCGAGGACGGGGTCACGGTCGAGCGCGTGCCGGGCCTGTTCATGGCGGGGTACGGCGCGTCCGCCTCGACGCTGGGCGCAACGCGCGCCGGGCGCAAAGCCGCGATGGCGGCGCTGCGCTTCGACGCCGATCACCGGCAGTCGGCGGATGCCGCCGAGCGAGTCATCGCGTAG
- a CDS encoding pirin family protein has product MSNTEAHPDEVVCRDGGLPGPRSECADGVAVEIIEARDVPLGGPRAMTVRRTLPQRQRSMIGAWCFVDHYGPDDVSTTGGMDVAPHPHTGLQTVSWLFEGAIDHIDSGGNVGRVLPGELNLMTAGFGICHSEVSTAETTRLHGVQLWVALPDAVRESLARRFQHYAPSPLTFEGGSALVFLGTLLGETSPVDVHSPLVGAEIRLDPGAVLALDVDPAFEHGVLVDAGDVTVDGVTVPRASVGYTGTGSGILHLRNEGIEPARLVLIGGAPFGEEIIMWWNFVGRNSDEITRYREEWQAHGDRFGRVDGYVGHDPDGLDRLPAPALPGVRLHPRVNRPPHVQE; this is encoded by the coding sequence ATGAGCAACACCGAGGCGCATCCCGACGAAGTCGTGTGCCGCGACGGCGGTCTGCCGGGTCCGCGCTCCGAGTGCGCGGACGGCGTGGCAGTTGAGATCATCGAGGCGCGTGACGTTCCGCTGGGCGGCCCGCGCGCCATGACCGTGCGGCGCACGCTTCCGCAGCGCCAGAGGTCGATGATCGGCGCGTGGTGCTTCGTCGACCACTACGGGCCCGACGATGTGTCGACCACCGGCGGTATGGATGTCGCACCCCACCCGCACACGGGACTTCAAACCGTGAGCTGGCTTTTCGAGGGAGCCATCGACCACATCGACTCGGGCGGCAACGTCGGTCGTGTGCTCCCCGGTGAGCTGAATCTGATGACCGCCGGCTTCGGCATCTGCCACTCCGAGGTCTCGACGGCAGAGACCACGAGGCTGCACGGCGTGCAACTGTGGGTAGCCCTGCCCGATGCCGTGCGCGAGAGTCTCGCCCGCCGCTTTCAACACTATGCGCCGTCGCCGCTCACGTTCGAGGGCGGATCGGCGCTCGTGTTCCTCGGCACGCTGCTGGGCGAGACCTCGCCGGTCGACGTGCACTCACCGCTCGTGGGCGCCGAGATCCGCCTCGACCCGGGTGCTGTGCTCGCGCTGGACGTCGACCCCGCCTTCGAGCACGGAGTACTCGTCGACGCCGGCGACGTGACCGTCGACGGTGTGACCGTGCCGCGCGCGTCTGTCGGATATACGGGCACCGGCAGCGGCATCCTGCATCTGCGCAACGAAGGCATCGAGCCGGCGCGGCTCGTGCTGATCGGCGGCGCCCCGTTCGGCGAAGAGATCATCATGTGGTGGAACTTCGTCGGTCGGAACTCCGATGAGATCACCCGCTACCGCGAGGAGTGGCAGGCCCATGGCGACCGCTTCGGCCGGGTCGACGGGTACGTCGGCCACGACCCCGACGGGCTCGATCGCCTGCCCGCTCCGGCGCTGCCGGGTGTGCGCCTGCATCCGCGCGTGAACCGACCGCCGCACGTGCAGGAATAG
- a CDS encoding 1-phosphofructokinase family hexose kinase, producing MIVTVTMNPSLDRTIVLEAPLRPGEVQAAASTREDAGGKGVNVARVLTAAGADTAAVLPLADDDPYAAALAATHLNIRPVRVAGHCRSNVTITDPAGTTTKLNLPGATPSTAELAALQTAVVAAAEGADWVVLAGSLPPGVPDGFYATLIHAVRHRWGHAAPRIAVDASGPALQCVVAGAHPDLIKPNEHELVELTGVALDDAATPSLVTASARAARTLVPERIGAALVTLGSSGAVLVDSDQTLAAVPPVIRVRSTVGAGDSSLAGYLLADSAGGSAADRLTSAIRHGAAAASLPATGVPKPGDLSRADIAVTRI from the coding sequence ATGATCGTCACCGTCACGATGAATCCGTCGCTGGACCGCACGATCGTGCTCGAGGCACCGCTGCGGCCGGGCGAGGTGCAGGCTGCGGCATCCACCCGCGAAGACGCAGGCGGCAAGGGAGTCAACGTCGCTCGCGTGCTGACCGCGGCGGGTGCCGACACGGCGGCGGTGCTGCCGCTCGCCGACGACGACCCGTACGCTGCCGCGCTCGCGGCCACACACCTGAACATCCGACCGGTTCGGGTTGCCGGGCACTGCCGGTCCAACGTGACGATCACCGATCCCGCCGGCACGACGACGAAGCTCAATCTGCCCGGCGCCACGCCGTCGACCGCGGAGCTGGCCGCACTGCAGACCGCGGTCGTTGCGGCCGCCGAGGGCGCCGACTGGGTCGTGCTGGCCGGATCGCTGCCACCCGGCGTTCCGGACGGCTTCTACGCCACGCTCATCCACGCGGTGCGTCATCGCTGGGGCCACGCGGCTCCGCGGATCGCGGTGGATGCCTCGGGCCCGGCTCTGCAGTGCGTCGTCGCCGGTGCGCACCCCGACCTGATCAAGCCGAACGAGCACGAGCTCGTGGAACTGACCGGAGTCGCGCTCGACGACGCCGCAACACCCTCGCTCGTGACCGCCTCGGCGCGTGCCGCCCGCACGCTCGTCCCCGAACGCATCGGAGCGGCGCTCGTGACCCTCGGCAGCAGCGGAGCCGTGCTCGTCGACTCCGATCAGACGCTCGCCGCCGTGCCGCCCGTCATCCGCGTGCGCAGCACGGTCGGAGCAGGCGACTCCTCGCTCGCCGGCTATCTGCTCGCCGACAGCGCCGGCGGTTCGGCTGCCGATCGCCTCACCTCGGCGATCCGGCACGGCGCGGCAGCGGCATCCCTGCCCGCAACGGGCGTGCCGAAACCCGGCGACCTCTCCCGCGCCGACATCGCGGTCACCCGCATCTGA
- a CDS encoding histidinol-phosphate transaminase, whose protein sequence is MTEDVPVRIRPEIAALAPYKQGKQAGADAFKLSSNENPNEPLPSVVESLRRTVGVNRYPDATAARLRQRLAERYGVLPDEVHVGAGSVSILSQLMLAAAGPGDEVVYAWRSFEAYPGLVLVAGATPVEVPLKEGARHDLDAMAAAITDRTRAVIVCSPNNPTGPTVTQAEFEAFLAKVPRDLLVVLDEAYAEFVTDPDAVDGMTKLGRDDHPNVVVLRTFSKAFGLAGLRVGYAIGHRRILDAARSTAVPLSVTAQSEEAALASLDAEAELLERVREIADRRDRLAAALRTQGWNVPDAQGNFVWLATGAQTMDAAAAFETAGCIVRPFAGDGIRVSVGEEEALEPVERIAGAVLAGLPATHPARR, encoded by the coding sequence GTGACCGAAGACGTTCCTGTGCGCATCCGCCCCGAGATCGCTGCCCTCGCGCCGTACAAGCAGGGCAAGCAGGCCGGCGCCGACGCGTTCAAGCTGTCCAGCAACGAGAATCCGAACGAGCCGCTGCCCAGCGTCGTCGAGTCGCTGCGGCGCACCGTCGGGGTGAACAGGTACCCGGATGCCACGGCCGCCCGCCTGCGTCAGCGGCTCGCCGAGCGCTACGGCGTGCTGCCCGACGAGGTGCACGTCGGTGCCGGCAGCGTGTCGATCCTGTCGCAGCTGATGCTGGCCGCCGCCGGACCCGGCGACGAGGTCGTCTACGCGTGGCGGTCGTTCGAGGCCTACCCCGGGCTGGTGCTCGTCGCCGGGGCCACGCCGGTCGAAGTCCCGCTGAAAGAAGGCGCTCGGCACGACCTGGACGCCATGGCGGCGGCGATCACAGACCGCACCCGCGCGGTGATCGTGTGCAGCCCCAACAACCCGACCGGCCCGACCGTGACCCAGGCGGAGTTCGAGGCGTTCCTGGCGAAGGTTCCCCGCGATCTGCTGGTCGTGCTCGACGAGGCGTACGCCGAGTTCGTCACCGATCCCGACGCCGTCGACGGCATGACCAAGCTCGGACGTGACGACCACCCGAACGTCGTCGTGCTGCGCACGTTCTCGAAGGCGTTCGGCCTGGCCGGTCTGCGCGTCGGCTACGCGATCGGACACCGCCGCATCCTCGACGCCGCCCGCTCGACCGCGGTGCCGCTCTCGGTGACGGCGCAGTCCGAAGAGGCGGCCCTGGCGAGCCTGGACGCCGAGGCCGAACTGCTCGAGCGCGTGCGCGAGATCGCCGACCGCCGGGACCGGCTCGCCGCGGCGCTGCGCACACAGGGTTGGAACGTGCCCGATGCACAGGGCAACTTCGTGTGGCTGGCCACGGGTGCGCAGACGATGGATGCCGCAGCCGCCTTCGAGACCGCAGGCTGCATCGTCCGCCCCTTCGCCGGTGACGGCATCCGTGTCTCGGTCGGTGAGGAAGAGGCGCTCGAACCCGTCGAGCGGATCGCCGGCGCCGTTCTCGCCGGGCTTCCGGCCACGCATCCCGCGCGTCGGTGA
- a CDS encoding phage holin family protein, protein MRFLIRVVINAFAIWVVTLIPVLQVSVLPIKVGWDGTLSTIITLLIVAAIFAIVNTIIGTVIKIVALPLYILTLGLISLLINGFLLWLTAWLTHWWSWGLRVEDFWWGVVAALIITVINWILGIFLRPARKR, encoded by the coding sequence ATGCGCTTCCTCATCCGTGTGGTGATCAACGCCTTCGCGATCTGGGTCGTGACCCTCATCCCGGTGCTGCAGGTCTCGGTGCTGCCGATCAAGGTGGGCTGGGACGGCACGCTGTCCACGATCATCACGCTGCTGATCGTGGCGGCGATCTTCGCAATCGTGAACACCATCATCGGCACGGTGATCAAGATCGTCGCCTTGCCGCTGTACATCCTCACGCTCGGCTTGATCTCCCTGCTGATCAATGGCTTTCTGCTGTGGCTGACCGCCTGGCTCACGCACTGGTGGAGCTGGGGCCTGCGCGTCGAGGACTTCTGGTGGGGCGTGGTCGCGGCTCTGATCATCACGGTGATCAACTGGATCCTCGGCATCTTCCTGCGCCCGGCGCGCAAGCGCTGA